The sequence TTCTCGCCCTCCGGCGGTTCGGTCGGCATCGGCTTCGACATTCCGGCTACGACTGCGAAACTCGTGGTGGCGCAGCTGAAGGACAAGGGGGCGGTCACCCGCGGCTGGCTTGGCGTGCAGGTGCAGCCCGTGACGTCCGATATCGCCGACAGCCTCGGCCTGAAGGAGGCACGCGGCGCGATCGTCGACAATCCGCAAGCCGACAGTCCGGCGGCGAAGGCGGGTATCGAGGCGGGCGACGTCATCACCGCGGTCAACGGCACCGCGATCAAGGATTCCCGCGATCTCGCCCGCACCATCGCCACGCTGGCGCCCGGCAGCGCGGTCAAGCTCGACGTCATCCACAAGGGCGAGAGCAAGACGGTGACGCTGGAGCTCGGCGAGCTGCCGAACGAACGGCAGGCTCAGGGAAAAGGTCGGGATAGCGACAAGGTGCAGCCTGACACCGGCACGCCGCGTCTCGGGCTCGGTCTGGCGCCGGCCGGCGAGGTTCAGGGCGCCGGACAGAAGGGCGTCGTCGTCACCGAGGTCGATCCGGAAGGGCCGGCGGCGCAGCGAGGCATCCAGACAGGCGACGTCATCCTCAATGTCGGCGGCAAGGCCGTCAGCAATGTCGGCGAGGTTCGTTCGGAGCTGGCTCAGGCCAAATCGTCCGGCAAGCGCAGCGTGCTGTTGCAGGTCAAAAGCGCGGATGCGACCCGGTTCGTCGCGGTCTCACTCGCGTAGAGACGCAGCTTCATCGGTACTCATACAAAAAGGCGGCCCTCGGGCCGCCTTTCCTGTGTGCGATCGAGATCACGTTGGCGATAACATTCTCGTTAACGGCAGCGAGGATGACCCGGTTCGTCCGAAAAAGCCGTGTTCGCCGCTCACAGTTTCGAGCAGCACCCGTGTGCCCTGCGGCAATGTCGCCGCGGAGGCGGGTCGCAAGCGTGGAACTTCGAACCGTCCCGCCGCTTTGTGGAACTGGCCGGTGGTTCGCATTTGATCGGTGCCGACATGGATCGATTGAAGCTCTCGCTGATGACGGCGCTGTTGGTGGCGTCGTTCGTGCTGCCGACTGCAAGCGCCCTCGGGCGCGATGACGGCCGCTATGCGAACTCTCCCCTGAAGCCCTGGTTCGACAGCTTGCGCAGCCATCTCGGTCCGTGCTGCTCGGATGCGGACGGCTTTGCCGTTGCCGATCCCGACTGGGAATCGCGCGACGGACATTACCGCGTCAGGCTGGATGGGCAGTGGATCGACGTGCCGGATGAAGCCGTCATCACCGAGCCGAACCGCGCCGGCCGCACCATGGTGTGGCCGGTGAAGACTGCGTTCGGGATTTCGATCCGCTGCTTCATGCCGGGCAGCATGATCTGACCGAAGTCAGCGCGAGCGCTTGGCGGACTTCCGCTTCGACGTCTTCCTGGAAGATTTCTTGCTCTTGGAAGATTTCTTGGCTGTCTTCTTCTTGGACGTCTTCCGCTTGGACGCCTTCTTCGGGACCTTCTTGCCCTTCTTGCGGGCCTTCGACAGTCCGATCGCGATCGCCTGCTTGCGGCTCTTCACGCGACCGCCGCGACCGCCACGCCCGCTCTTCGCGGTCCCCTTCTTGTAGCGCCGCATCTCGCTTTCGACGTCGCTGCCGGAGCTGCGTGAGTAGCGGCGCTTCTTTGCCTTGCGTGCCATGCCTGTTCTCCCTTGGCCGGGGGAGAACCGTTCCACACAGGCATGGTTCCGAAGTCAGGCGAGTAACGGGACGGCTGGGCGGGCAGCCGCCTAGAACGAATTCGCCAGCTCGATCTCGGCTTCCAGCACCTCGATGCGCCGCGCAGCCTCGGCTGAGGACAGATCGCGTGCATATTGTGCCGGCTGATACGCCTCTTCGCTGAGCCGCTTCAATCTCAGCCCCTGCGCCCGGGTCATCTGCTCGCTCAGGAAAACCCTGGCGTTATATTTGGCCTGAACCTGCATGTCGCTCCTCCGTTCTGGAAATCGTGACTTGACTATATGTTCTTATTTTGTTCTAACAAGCCATGGACAACAGAATTAATGAAATTCGACGTAAAATCAGCGCCTTGAGGCTGGAGATGGCCGATGTCGAGGCGTCCGTGCGCGACCTTGTCAATCGAGACTGCGACTGCACCGAACAGGCCCTGGCTCAGATCGATCTGCGCCGGAAAATCAATCTGCTCATCGACGAATGGAAGGCGGCCGGGGGCCGCGATGTCCTGCCTGACGTTCGCGGCCGGACGCGTCTCCAGGCGGTGACGAAGGACAAGCCGGCGAGCCTATTGGCGCGCCGCTGAGACATTGAGGGTCGCGTGGAGGAAGACCCGGACGACTACCGGATGCTGAAATTGCGCGCTGAGATTCTCGAACTGGGTTCTGCCATCCGGCAATTGCAGCGCGAGGGCCTCGATGATGCTGGGGCCCAGCTCCTCATCGCGCGTAAGCGGGCGCAGCTCGATCGTCTCGCAAAAGGCACGCGGCCTTAACATCACTGACATCCGAAGCAGCTAAGGCGTGCGCGCATCGAGGAGTTGAAGCAGGCCATCTGTGATGCGCTGATCAGCGCGCGGACCATGTGGCGCGGGAGCGCGACGAGGTCGCGATGAATCGTGATCGTGCGATACTGAAGAGGCCTCACGTGAAAGTCCCGCGCAGAGCGCGGGACTTCTGATCGTCTTATTACGCTGGGCTCACTTGCTGTTGCTCATGCCACCTTTGTTGTTGGTCATGGTGCCGCCCTGGTCCGAGCCCGGACCAGAGCCGCCCTGACCGGAGGGATCGGCGCCCTTGGACGTCTTGGTGTTGGTGCCGGTGGTCTGCGACGATGACATCGCAGATCCATGTTTTGCCTTGTGCGACTTCGCCTGCGCGGCGAACGGCGATACGGCAAGGCCGGTTGCCAACATCACGGCGAGAGCGAGCTTGGTCGTCTTCATGTAAGGGAACTCCCTGAGTTAAATTGACGCAGGCGGCCAACTGCGCTTCGTCGCGGGAGTTCCCGACGAAGCCATCGTCAAGCGTCACAGATGCTTCAAGATTGCTTGTTCTCTTCCAGGATGAATACGACGCCGGTGAGCGTCGCGCCGATCGTGAAGGTCGTCACCAAGGTGAGGACGAAGACGATGGCGGCCTGGCTTCCGCCGTTCTTGAGCAGGTTGGTAACGGCTGGATTGCAGAGAATGAGTATCAGGCTGAAGGCGAGGCCGAGGGCTGCGCCCATCAGCGCGTGTGTCATCAGTTTGATGAGGCCAGTGGGAGAGATCAGGTCCGGCGACTTTTTCGCGCGCATGGAACAGTGTCCCGAGCTGACATGCAAACGCGCGCGGTATTCGCTGGTTCCATCCCAATGAAGGAATTGTCATCGCCTGCTTCATCCGACGTTCATGCCGGGCTTGCGAAGATGAACGCCATCAACACGGGAATAGTCGATATGGGCAAGGTAGTCTTTCTGTACCGCTCGCTGGCCTATCGCAATGCCGCCGCGGATATTCTGCGCAAGGCGCGCAAGCTCCCCCGTGGCGCGGAGCGAAGCGCAGCTCGGCGCTATGCCAGAGCGCTGCGTGATCTCTCCCGAACGGAAGCCTGGCTCGAAGGACGCATTGCGCGCGATCCACGGACCGAGCAGCACATGACGGGCGCGGCGTCCGGCTAGCCGGAGGCGCGCTGCAATTCGGCCGCAGCTGCGGCATCGAACTTGCCGGGTGCGGGGCTCGCCGCGGTCTTGCGTGTCAACGGCACCTCCAGGCGGCACAACAGGCCCTCGGCACGCCAATCGAATTGCGCCTGTCCGCCGAGCTGGGACTCGACGCTCGCAAGCAGGCTCCGCGTTCCGAAGCCGCGGGATTTCGGCGTCCTGACCAGCGGGCCGCCGGATTCCTCCCAGGTCAGCGTGAGGCGGTCGTCCTCGGCCTTCCAGGCGATCATGAGACGCCCCGACCGCGTCGACAACGCACCATATTTGGCCGAGTTGGTGAAGAGCTCGTGCAGAGCGAGCGCCAGCGTCTGGGCGGTCGCCGGCAGCAACTGAACTTCGGGGCCTGCCAACCTGATCTGGCCGCCCAGCGAATAGGGCGCAAGCTCCTCCTCGATCAGCTTGGAGAGCTCGGCGCCTTGCCAGCTCGACAGTGACAGGATGGTGTGCACGCGCGCCAGCGCATTGATGCGCCCCTCGACGGCATTGACATAGGCCTTGACCTCGTCGGCCCGGGTAAGGCGCACGATCGATTGCGCCAGCGCCAGCGCATTCTTGGCGCGATGATCGACTTCCCGCGCGAGGAGATTCTGCCGCTCCTCGGCGCGCTTGCGTTCCGTGATGTCCACGGTGACGCCGCTCACCCGCACCACGCGGCCGTTGGCATCTATCGTGGCGGCCGCCGTGCCGACGCACCAGCGTATCTCGCCGTCGGGCCGCACGATCCGGAATTCGGTTTCATAGGCGCGCGTGCCGCTGTTGAATTCGGCGATCGCCTTGCGCAACTGGTCGACGTCATCGGGATGCAGCAACGCCTGGACGTTGGCCGGATTGACCTCGAAGCTCTCCGGACTGACGCCGAAAATGCGATATTGCCCCTCGTCCCACATCCAGTCGCCGGTGATCCAGTCCCAATCCCACGAGCCCATCTTGCCGGCGGCGATCGCCATGCTGCGGCGCTGCTCGCTTTCGCGCAGCTTGGCGGTGGAGTTTTCCAGCTCGGCGGTGCGTGCGCGGACGCGGTCTTCGAGCTCCTGGTTCAGTCGCTCGAGCTCGCGCGTCTTGCGATAGAGTTCAGAGAACACCTTGATCTTGGCGCGCAGCACCTCGGGCACGACCGGCACCGGAACGTAATCGACCGCGCCCATCTCGTAACCACGCAATCGATCGATGTCGCTGACCTGAATGGCGGAGATGAAGATCATCGCGGTCTTCTGGAAGCGCGGATGCTCGCGGATCATCGCGGCGAGCTCGAAGCCGTCGAGCTCGGGCATGCAGACGTCGACCAGGATCACCGCGATCTCGGTCTTGAGCAGAACTTCCAGCGCCTCGCGGCCGGACGAGGCGATCACGAGGTTCTCGCCGAGGTCCTTCAATATCACCTCATAGGCGAGCAGCTTGGCGGGCTGGTCGTCGACGAGCAGGATGTTGACCTTTTCGTGGTCCATTCGCGGATCCAACTCAGCGGTGCAGCCACATGCGGATCGCAAGCAGCAATTGATCGGTGTTGACGGGTTTGGCGAGGTAGTCGGACGCGCCGGCTTCCAGGCATTTCTCACGATCGCCCTTCATCGCCTTGGCGGTCAGCGCGATGATCGGTAGTCGCGCAAAGGCCGGATTCTCTCGGATCACGCCCATGGTCTGATAGCCATCCATCTGCGGCATCATGATGTCCATCAGCACGATGGCGATTTCCGGATTGGATTCGACCAATGCGACCGCCTCTCTGCCGGTCGTGGCCGTCAGCACCTTCATGCCGCGCCGTTCCAGCACGCTCGATAGCGCGAAGATGTTGCGAGCGTCATCGTCGACGAGCAGGGCGGTCTTGTCGATCAGGTCCTCGTCGGAACTGTTCAGCTTCTCCAGCATGCGCTGCTTCTCGACCGGCAGTTCCGTGATGACACGATGCAGGAACAGCGCGGTCTCGTCGAGCAGGCGCTCCGGCGACTCCACGCCCTTGACCACGATGCTGCGCGCCATGGTGTGCAGTTCCGCATCCTCTTCCGCGGAGAGCTCGCGGCCGGTGAACACCACGACCGGGATGTTCGACAGCGCCTCGTCGTTGCGGATCTGGTCGAGCACCTCGAAGCCGGTCATGTCGGGCAGCCTGAGGTCGAGCACCACGCAGTCGCACGGCTGCTCACGCAGCGTCGAAAGCGCGCCGGCACCGGTGTCCGTCGCCACGATCTCGATGTCGTCGTGGTGCAGCAGCTCGCGGATCGAGAGCCGTTCGGCCTCGTTGTCCTCGACGATCAGGAGCCGCTTGCGCCGCGGCCGCGCATATTCCTTGATCTGCGTCAGCGCGGCGGAGACGCCTTCCGTTGTCGTCGGCTTGTTGACGAAGGAGAAGGCACCACGCGCCAAGGCGTGCTGGCGGTCCTCGTCGAGGGTGATGATCTGCACGGGGATGTGGCGGGTCAGCGGATTGTGCTTGAGCTGGCTCAGCACGGTCCAGCCCAGCATGTCCGGCAGGAACACGTCGAGGGAGACGGCCGTCGGCTGGTACTGCTTGGCGAGCTCGAGTGCTTCCGCGCCGCGGGCCGCGATCAGCACCTTGAATCCCTTGTCGCGCGCCAGATCGACCAGCACGCGTGCATAATGCGGGTCGTCCTCGACGATCAGGAGGATGGTGTCGCCGGGCTCGAGATTGAGCCGGTCGTCGGGAAGCTGCTCGATGACGCGCTGCTGCTGGTCGGGGGCGGCCGGCTGGAGCGCCGGCGGCTGGTTGTACTGCTGGGGCGCAGGTGCTGCGCGCGGTGCGAGCGTCGGGCCGGAATATTTTAGCGGCAGATAGAGCGTGAAGGACGAGCCCTTGCCCGGCGAACTGCGCAGGTGGATCTCGCCGCCGAGCAGGCTGGCGAGCTCACGGCTGATTGCAAGTCCGAGGCCAGTGCCGCCATATTTGCGGCTGGTGCCGGCATCCGCCTGCTGGAACGCTTCGAAGATCAGCTTCTGCTTTTCCAGGGGGATGCCGATGCCGGTATCGGATACCTCGAACGCGATCACGGCCGGCGCCGAATTCAGCACCGGGTGATCCGTGCCCCAGCCGCCGAGCGCGCCGCCCACCTTGAGGCGCACCTCGCCTTCGGCGGTGAACTTGAAGGCATTGGAGAGCAGGTTCTTCAGGACCTGCTGCAGGCGCTTGGAGTCGGTGACGATGCTGCGTGGCAGGTTCGGATCGATGTCGATCTTGAACGATAGATTGCGGTTGTCCGCCTCATGCCGGAACGGCCGCCCGACGGTCTCGAGCAGGTTCGCGGTCAGGATCTCCTCGGCGTCGACCGTCACGGTGCCGGACTCGATCTTGGAGAGATCGAGAATGTCGCTGATGAGATTGAGCAGGTCGGTGCCGGCGCCGTGGATGGTGCGGGCGAATTCGACCTGCTTGGCCGAAAGGTTGCCGTCCGGATTGTCGGTGAGCTGCTGTCCGAGGATCAGGATCGAGTTCAGCGGCGTGCGCAGCTCGTGGCTCATATTGGCGAGGAATTCGGACTTGTATTTCGAGGTGAGCGCGAGCTCGGTCGCCTTTTCCTCCAGCGCGCGGCGGGCCTGCTCGATTTCCTGGTTCTTGCGTTCGACCTCGACGTTGCGCTCGGCGAGCTGCTGCGCCTTCTGCTCGAGCTGGTCGTTGGTCTGCTGCAATTCGCGCTGCTGGGTCTGGAGCTCGCCCGCGAGCTGCTGCGACTGCTTGAGCAGGCCTTCGGTCTGCATCGTCGCTTCGATCGAGTTGAGCACGATGCCGATGGAGTCGGTGAGCTGCTCCAGGAAGGTCATCTGCGAGGTCGTGAAGGAGACGAGCGAAGCGAGCTCGATCACGGCCTTGACCTGGCCTTCGAACAGCACCGGCAGCACCACGAGATTCTTCGGCGCGACGCGGAACAGCGCCGAGTTGATCGGCACCACGTCGGAGGGAATGTCGCCAACCACCCGGGGCCGCTTGTCGAGGGCGCATTGGCCGATCAGGCCTTCGCCGAACTGGAGCACGCGCTGATAGGGGTAGATGCCGTCGCTGGCGTAGGACGCGAGCAGCAGGAGCTGCGGATTGTCCTCGCTCTCGACCTGGTAGATCACGCCGGTATGAGCGTTCACCAGCGGCGACAGCTCGGTGAGCAGCAGCCGGCCGACGGTGGTGAGGTCGCGCTGGCCCTGGAGCATGTTGGTGAACTTGGCGAGGTTTGTCTTCAGCCAGTCCTGCTCGGTGTTCACGTCCGTCGTCAGACGGAGATTCGTGATCATCGTGTTGATGTTGTCTTTCAGCTCGGCGACCTCGCCGCGGGCGTCGACCTGGATCGACCGCGTCAGGTCGCCCTTGGTCACGGCGGTCGCGACTTCCGCGATCGCGCGCACCTGCGAGGTGAGGTTGGCCGCGAGCAGATTGACGTTGCCGGTAAGGTCCTTCCAGGTGCCGGCGGCGCCGGGCACGTTGGCCTGGCCGCCGAGGCGGCCCTCGACGCCGACTTCGCGCGCCACCGACGTCACCTGATCGGCGAAGGTCGCGAGCGTCTCGGTCATGTTGTTGATGGTGTCGGCGAGCGCCGCGACTTCGCCCTTCGATTTCACGGTGAGGTTCTGCTTGAGATCGCCGTTGGCGACCGCGGTCACCACCTTGACGATGCCGCGTACCTGCTCGGTCAGGTTTGCGGCCATGAAGTTGACGGTGTCGGTGAGGTCCTTCCAGGTGCCGGCCACGCCGGGCACCTGCGCCTGGCCGCCGAGCTTGCCCTCGGTGCCGACCTCGCGCGCCACGCGCGTGACTTCGCCGGCGAAGGCGTTGAGCTGGTCCACCATGGTGTTGATGGTGTTCTTCAGCTCGAGGATCTCGCCCTTCAC comes from Bradyrhizobium sp. CCGE-LA001 and encodes:
- a CDS encoding DUF6496 domain-containing protein; the encoded protein is MARKAKKRRYSRSSGSDVESEMRRYKKGTAKSGRGGRGGRVKSRKQAIAIGLSKARKKGKKVPKKASKRKTSKKKTAKKSSKSKKSSRKTSKRKSAKRSR
- a CDS encoding DUF3072 domain-containing protein; this translates as MQVQAKYNARVFLSEQMTRAQGLRLKRLSEEAYQPAQYARDLSSAEAARRIEVLEAEIELANSF
- a CDS encoding HWE histidine kinase domain-containing protein gives rise to the protein MDHEKVNILLVDDQPAKLLAYEVILKDLGENLVIASSGREALEVLLKTEIAVILVDVCMPELDGFELAAMIREHPRFQKTAMIFISAIQVSDIDRLRGYEMGAVDYVPVPVVPEVLRAKIKVFSELYRKTRELERLNQELEDRVRARTAELENSTAKLRESEQRRSMAIAAGKMGSWDWDWITGDWMWDEGQYRIFGVSPESFEVNPANVQALLHPDDVDQLRKAIAEFNSGTRAYETEFRIVRPDGEIRWCVGTAAATIDANGRVVRVSGVTVDITERKRAEERQNLLAREVDHRAKNALALAQSIVRLTRADEVKAYVNAVEGRINALARVHTILSLSSWQGAELSKLIEEELAPYSLGGQIRLAGPEVQLLPATAQTLALALHELFTNSAKYGALSTRSGRLMIAWKAEDDRLTLTWEESGGPLVRTPKSRGFGTRSLLASVESQLGGQAQFDWRAEGLLCRLEVPLTRKTAASPAPGKFDAAAAAELQRASG
- a CDS encoding HAMP domain-containing protein; this translates as MSDLDPGTASRSGRRVPKPKNSDMSDPDSRAELLLALQAMRSGDFSVRMSGDYLGIDGKIADTFNEIIAANQRMAQQLELVGQVVGREGKTRQRVKFGLASGSWADMEGSVNTLIDDLLWPTREVTRAVAAVAQGDLLQTVKLDVDGRPLRGEFLQSANIVNTMIKQLGVFTSEVTRVAREVGTEGKLGGQAQVPEVTGVWKDLTESVNSMANNLTNQVRNIAEVTIAVANGDLSKKITVDVRGEILQLKEAINTMVDQLRSFASEVTRVAREVGTDGKLGGQAIVPGVAGTWKDLTDSVNAMCGNLTAQVRNIANVTTAVARGDLSRKITVDVRGEILELKDTINTMVDQLNSFASEVTRVAREVGTEGKLGGQAQVPGVAGTWKDLTDNVNFMASNLTAQVRNIADVATAIAGGDLSKKITVNVSGEILQLKETLNTMVDQLNAFAGEVTRVAREVGTEGRLGGQANVLGVAGTWKDLTESVNSMASNLTAQVRNIAEVTTAVAGGDLSKKITVDVRGEILELKDTINTMVDQLNAFAGEVTRVAREVGTEGKLGGQAVVRGVGGTWKDLTDSVNSMASNLTGQVRNIAEVATAVAKGDLSKKITVNVSGEILQLKETLNTMVDQLNAFAGEVTRVAREVGTDGKLGGQAQVTGVAGTWKDLTDSVNSMAGNLTAQVRNIAEVATAIAGGDLSRKITVDVRGEILQLKETLNTMVDQLNRFAGEVTRVAREVGTEGRLGGQANVPGVAGTWKDLTDSVNSMAGNLTAQVRNIAEVTTAVARGDLSRKITVDVKGEILELKNTINTMVDQLNAFAGEVTRVAREVGTEGKLGGQAEVPGVAGTWKDLTDNVNFMASNLTAQVRNIAEVATAIAGGDLSKKITVDVRGEILLLKDTLNTMVEQLRSFAAEVTRVAREVGTEGRLGGQAVVPGVGGTWKDLTDNVNLLAANLTTQVRNIAEVTTAVARGDLSRKITVDVKGEILELKNTINTMVDQLNAFAGEVTRVAREVGTEGKLGGQAQVPGVAGTWKDLTDTVNFMAANLTEQVRGIVKVVTAVANGDLKQNLTVKSKGEVAALADTINNMTETLATFADQVTSVAREVGVEGRLGGQANVPGAAGTWKDLTGNVNLLAANLTSQVRAIAEVATAVTKGDLTRSIQVDARGEVAELKDNINTMITNLRLTTDVNTEQDWLKTNLAKFTNMLQGQRDLTTVGRLLLTELSPLVNAHTGVIYQVESEDNPQLLLLASYASDGIYPYQRVLQFGEGLIGQCALDKRPRVVGDIPSDVVPINSALFRVAPKNLVVLPVLFEGQVKAVIELASLVSFTTSQMTFLEQLTDSIGIVLNSIEATMQTEGLLKQSQQLAGELQTQQRELQQTNDQLEQKAQQLAERNVEVERKNQEIEQARRALEEKATELALTSKYKSEFLANMSHELRTPLNSILILGQQLTDNPDGNLSAKQVEFARTIHGAGTDLLNLISDILDLSKIESGTVTVDAEEILTANLLETVGRPFRHEADNRNLSFKIDIDPNLPRSIVTDSKRLQQVLKNLLSNAFKFTAEGEVRLKVGGALGGWGTDHPVLNSAPAVIAFEVSDTGIGIPLEKQKLIFEAFQQADAGTSRKYGGTGLGLAISRELASLLGGEIHLRSSPGKGSSFTLYLPLKYSGPTLAPRAAPAPQQYNQPPALQPAAPDQQQRVIEQLPDDRLNLEPGDTILLIVEDDPHYARVLVDLARDKGFKVLIAARGAEALELAKQYQPTAVSLDVFLPDMLGWTVLSQLKHNPLTRHIPVQIITLDEDRQHALARGAFSFVNKPTTTEGVSAALTQIKEYARPRRKRLLIVEDNEAERLSIRELLHHDDIEIVATDTGAGALSTLREQPCDCVVLDLRLPDMTGFEVLDQIRNDEALSNIPVVVFTGRELSAEEDAELHTMARSIVVKGVESPERLLDETALFLHRVITELPVEKQRMLEKLNSSDEDLIDKTALLVDDDARNIFALSSVLERRGMKVLTATTGREAVALVESNPEIAIVLMDIMMPQMDGYQTMGVIRENPAFARLPIIALTAKAMKGDREKCLEAGASDYLAKPVNTDQLLLAIRMWLHR